From a region of the Catalinimonas alkaloidigena genome:
- a CDS encoding tail fiber protein, translating to MKNRLLLCLLTVVLIASSAIAQNTNTPVVNASKGFNFQGYARDADGAALGSRSVQVQFTVYPDGDESSKDYQETHTLTTDPYGVFSVVVGSKSPTAFGKLNFGWKNYYLKVEVKSGASDWVTINNMELLSVPYAKSADNGVPVGTILPFGGPKSAIPAGYLACDGAAVSQTQYPYLYEVLGNAWGGSGSNFNVPDLRGYFLRGVSDGQGTDPDRATRYAKNTGGNDKDNVGSYQDEQTKSHTHTASGTTNTDGSHQHKGHVTARADNDDNDTPHNFLTYDGANYYYNTIDIKANGSEHAHNFSLTTNATGGNETRPKNAYVLFIIKY from the coding sequence ATGAAGAATAGATTACTCCTCTGTCTGCTCACAGTCGTGTTGATCGCCAGTAGTGCCATTGCGCAAAACACCAATACCCCCGTGGTGAACGCCAGCAAAGGGTTTAATTTCCAGGGATACGCACGCGATGCCGACGGCGCCGCACTGGGGAGCCGCAGCGTGCAGGTCCAGTTTACGGTGTATCCCGACGGCGACGAAAGTTCGAAGGATTACCAGGAAACCCACACCCTCACCACCGATCCTTACGGGGTATTTTCGGTCGTAGTCGGCAGCAAGTCGCCCACCGCGTTCGGAAAGCTCAACTTTGGCTGGAAGAACTACTACCTGAAGGTGGAAGTGAAAAGTGGCGCCAGCGACTGGGTAACGATCAACAACATGGAGTTGCTTTCGGTGCCTTACGCCAAATCGGCCGACAACGGTGTGCCGGTGGGTACCATTCTGCCGTTCGGCGGACCTAAGTCGGCCATCCCGGCGGGCTACCTGGCGTGCGATGGTGCGGCGGTTTCGCAAACACAATACCCTTACCTCTACGAGGTGCTGGGCAATGCCTGGGGAGGCAGCGGCAGCAACTTTAACGTGCCCGACCTGCGCGGTTACTTTTTGCGGGGCGTGTCCGACGGACAAGGCACCGACCCCGACCGGGCCACGCGGTACGCCAAAAATACCGGCGGCAACGACAAAGACAACGTAGGGAGCTACCAGGACGAACAGACCAAATCGCATACGCATACCGCTTCGGGTACGACCAACACCGATGGTTCGCACCAACACAAGGGACACGTAACCGCACGAGCCGATAACGACGATAACGATACGCCGCACAACTTCCTGACGTACGATGGGGCGAACTATTACTACAATACCATCGACATTAAGGCGAACGGTAGCGAACACGCTCACAACTTCAGCCTTACGACCAATGCGACCGGCGGCAACGAGACGCGTCCGAAGAACGCCTACGTCTTGTTCATCATCAAGTACTAA